The Microcoleus sp. FACHB-68 genome includes a region encoding these proteins:
- a CDS encoding acyltransferase family protein — MNSADRTTEVTSKPERRYELDWLRVLAVLLLIYFHTAAIFYRGNLGEFYVKNDVASPAMQLFITFVHQWHMPLFFLVSGSSTWFALSFRTGSEYIKERLKRLFIPFLFGTLVIVPPQVYYRLLSNPDYQASYLQFYPQFFNGIRPQGNFEWAHLWFLIYLLVFSLIALPLFLHLKKKETQAVIPKIANFLEKPGAIFLLAIPLAIIEGALRPRWPGLQNLYDDWANFCLYLLYFIYGYLLCSDSRFKQAIDKNLNVSVILAVAGMTVLLFLWGTDTVPEQGYSWEYVGYQLFRGFNSWCWVIALLGLAQRYLNFNNRLLQYASAACYPFYILHQTVVVAIGFYVVQWNTGIMEKFWIISTASLLGTIILYDLFVKRINLARFMFGLKPINSEPAISQEKASSTQ, encoded by the coding sequence ATGAACTCAGCGGATCGCACTACAGAAGTTACGAGTAAGCCTGAAAGACGTTATGAGCTTGATTGGCTTAGGGTACTAGCAGTTTTACTTCTAATTTATTTTCATACCGCTGCAATTTTTTATCGTGGCAATCTTGGGGAATTTTATGTAAAAAATGACGTAGCAAGTCCGGCAATGCAGTTATTTATCACATTTGTTCACCAATGGCATATGCCGCTTTTTTTCTTAGTGTCGGGATCATCCACTTGGTTCGCACTTTCGTTTCGCACCGGCAGCGAATATATTAAAGAACGCTTGAAACGACTTTTCATCCCATTCTTATTTGGAACTTTAGTCATTGTTCCCCCTCAAGTCTATTACCGGCTTTTAAGCAACCCTGACTATCAAGCCTCTTACTTGCAGTTTTATCCTCAATTTTTTAATGGCATTCGTCCCCAAGGAAATTTTGAATGGGCGCATCTTTGGTTTTTAATTTATCTATTAGTTTTTTCTTTAATTGCACTGCCCCTATTCCTTCATTTGAAAAAGAAAGAAACTCAGGCTGTAATTCCAAAGATTGCCAATTTTTTAGAAAAGCCAGGAGCAATCTTTTTATTAGCAATTCCCCTGGCCATTATTGAAGGCGCTTTACGTCCCAGATGGCCCGGTTTACAAAATCTCTATGATGATTGGGCAAATTTTTGTTTATATCTTCTTTATTTTATTTATGGCTATCTCCTCTGTTCCGATTCGAGATTCAAGCAAGCGATTGATAAAAACTTAAACGTGTCTGTCATTCTTGCAGTTGCCGGCATGACAGTGCTTTTGTTTTTATGGGGAACTGATACCGTTCCCGAACAGGGTTACTCATGGGAATATGTCGGTTATCAACTATTTCGCGGATTTAATTCTTGGTGTTGGGTAATTGCTCTGCTCGGTTTAGCTCAACGCTATTTAAATTTCAACAATCGTTTGCTGCAATATGCAAGTGCTGCTTGTTACCCGTTTTATATTCTTCATCAAACGGTTGTTGTGGCAATTGGCTTTTATGTCGTGCAATGGAATACCGGCATAATGGAGAAATTTTGGATAATCAGCACAGCGTCGCTTTTAGGAACCATTATCCTGTACGATCTATTCGTCAAGCGAATTAATCTCGCGCGATTTATGTTTGGGTTAAAGCCAATTAATTCTGAGCCGGCGATATCTCAAGAAAAGGCATCCTCCACCCAGTAG
- a CDS encoding rhodanese-like domain-containing protein produces MFFVGRALVFQLLKRLITMKFPDIQWISTKELAQWLEDPAQLKPILLDARTEAEYTVSHLKAAQRIDPKVPDCAAFEEIAFDQPVVVYCSVGYRSAGVVQKLQEAGFHHVYNLEGSIFKWANENRPIFKEGLPAQLVHPYDAFWGKLVECRCRAAIDY; encoded by the coding sequence ATGTTTTTTGTTGGACGTGCGCTTGTCTTTCAACTCCTCAAGCGCCTGATCACAATGAAATTTCCCGATATCCAGTGGATTTCCACAAAAGAATTGGCGCAGTGGCTAGAAGATCCTGCACAGTTAAAGCCGATTTTACTCGATGCTCGAACTGAGGCGGAGTATACGGTGAGTCATCTAAAAGCAGCGCAGCGGATTGATCCAAAGGTTCCTGATTGTGCGGCATTTGAAGAAATTGCTTTTGATCAGCCGGTTGTTGTTTATTGTTCAGTTGGGTATCGCAGTGCCGGTGTTGTTCAAAAGCTTCAAGAAGCTGGATTTCATCACGTTTATAATTTGGAAGGGAGCATCTTTAAATGGGCAAATGAAAACCGGCCAATTTTTAAAGAAGGGTTGCCGGCACAATTAGTACATCCCTACGATGCCTTTTGGGGGAAATTAGTTGAATGCCGGTGTCGCGCTGCTATTGATTACTGA